GACCAAGTCTTGGCTTCAATGAGTCCCATGGAGAATCCCTTGTTTTTCTTGTCCCCAGCTTTCACATTCTCATTCCCATTCACCTTGTTCTCCTtatcctcttcttcttcaacgATAGTACCATTGACATGGGAGTTGCGGTTTTGATGAGAAGTATCAAGCTTGAGAGTGCCCAATGTGGTGGAGGTGAGAGCCACCACATGGTAGCTGTCGCCTTTGCTCTGCGGTGGGTGGTGGACGTGCATAGAGTAGCTTCGCGGCACCGGCGCAAACGAGTTCTGGCAATGCCGGCACCGCGGTTGCTTCGAGCTCGCACAccccatcaccaccaccacagtaaacaataataattcaaGAAAACACAGACAGACTCACAATCGAAAGAATCAAAATTGGGACACAAACACTCCCAATTCAATAAACCGGAAAGATAGCCATAGATTATGGAAGAAAAACACAAGatccaaaacccaaaacccaaaaccaGAAACTCTAGAAGGTCACGAGAATTTTGGAAGCATTagtgaaatcaaagaaaaacaatttgaaaCAATGGAAGCTTCTTCTAAGGAATCGTCAAAACGCTGACGGATCAAATCATCTCAACTTTTCCTTCATATTTCCTCCAAATAATGCAAAAAAAGGCCAGATAGATCCAAATACAGAAACCCACACGTATCACACACAGTAAATTACCTCGAAAACCGTCTCAAACAGAAACCCACATTCTCCTCCGATCACACACCAAAAAAATCAGCCTCTTTACCAATAAAAGGCCTGAAATGAATACAAGAAGATAACAGATAATTTCCAGAAAAAGGAGTATAAAAGCAAAAGAGTCGTCGTCGTCAAATACGAGGGCGGAACTCTCTACCATCTACCTCATCCCATCACAGTCTCTCTACTCCTTCGAGAAAAATCGAAATTGAAATTATAGACTGAAATTGGAGCAATGCATATAGCGAAAGAGAGAGACAGGAGGAAAAATTCCAGGCGGGAGAGGATCGGCGAACGCGCAAATTATTGCTTGAATGGCTGACTCCCCACGAACCTAAATAAAAAAGGGCCGTGGTGGCGCTGCGGCCACTTCCCCCACTCGCTCTCCCTCACGCGTGGCCGGACTTCGTTGATTAATTGGGAGCCGTGGGTCCCTCCTCTGCGCGTTACTTTTCGGACTGGATTGACTCGGGATCGCAAGGCGCGTGAGTATAATTTCCCAGAAACGGCGAGTCTGCgtggatttggatttggatttacTCCGTCAGTCCTGTAAACTGGGATGAATAACTCCATGAAACGGCTTGGCCTTATTTTGAAAGTTACTGTTAATTTTGAACGATTCCTAGTTgctttattgttttatttattggatttgggtttcttaaaattttaattaataaattagcaGTTAGTTTAATCACAATTTCAACCAACTCACCattaaatattctaaaataatcaaattttttttcagaCCTGTGACATATGTTGCTACTGATTCAATTTGGGAGGCTTTCGATAATAGATGCTCGGtcaaattacaaaattatcatACTTCGATATTTTCCAAACTTACtagaagatttttttatattcactataaataatttttcaaaattttaaaaacgaGTTTcaaatacttaatattttttttgagcGGACAACATCTGAGTCGTTATAAATGACATCAGGGTTCATTTTTCATCCcgatatcattaaaaatatattttcccaaTCCAGATTTGTCGGTTTGGAAGTGTAAGTGGGAAGAATGTCTTTTgagaatataaatataatattaaattggaatttACATATTCACCactacaaatgaaaaaaataaaacaaaagttgaAATCATTGTTGGTTAAAGGAGTGGCAAAGAAGGCAATCCCAATGTGaactttcttatttcttttttctttttgggaaaTTCATGATTGGGTTACAAGGGAAAAATCCAAAGAGGAGAGACAGCCATTGAAAAGGAGAAGTGTGGTGGAGAAGAGATACCACTCTCATTTCAGAGGATTATCTCTTTCACACCTTTCCCTCCCTCAAGTCAATGTTATCTTTTGGTGAATCAATCCATTTAAAAAGGAAGGGTAAgggaaaaaattattacttggtTGTCCATTGAAAAAGTTGTTTGTAAAATgttagttattttctatttttaaaaattgcaattcaataatttttttttaaattaagataataaattttataaattaattttttttaaaaaaaaagagataataaaacaaatttattatttcaaatgctaaaatttttataagtaattttttaaaatataaaaaattaaagttactgttattttttattttaaaaacataaaatggaAATATATCCAAACTAACATCTAGTATtcattcaaatatatttttttatttcctatttttaaaataaatatatatcaaacaaacactacactatttaaaaaatatattttcatttaatggAAAAAATCTTTTAGCattcccattcttttccatagcaattttattagttttttttttttttgagagtatggaagaaaaatgcaaggaaagaaaataaagaggaaaaatagaagaaaaaaaagtaaaaaaaaagaaaaagaaaaagaaaataaatttaaaattaataaattatttttataccctacttcaaactaatttttttgtatttcctTTTTTAGTACATTCCTTCAAATTACATTTAGTTCAAGAaagcattaaaataaaaaaaaaacttaaaaaatgatttttttctacattttagGTAACTtggaaaaagtaataaaaaatcatttttaaaaaatactataaaagaaaaaaaaatactcaaaagagtaattttcatatttaaataccataaaaataaagaaataaaatactaaagaaaaaaaaatttaagaagtaATTAAAATTAGGCAAAGCTCCCAATTATTGtagcttttgaaaaaaaaaaaaatctcttcctAATTTCCACCCTAATTACCAAACAGCAAAATTGATTTTCCAATCCAGAAAGTTGGTGACAGcaccaattttttaatttgattttcctctttgtttctGTTACAACAACTCCCAGAGCCTGAGAGGCAGAGGGTTTCCTAGAAAATTCCCAAACAGAGAGTCGTTGGGAAACCAAAAGCTTTTCTGAGAATTCTGAGGGGATTCAATTTACAAGAAAATCCAAGAGGGGGGCAAGTGGAAAACAGGTGTTTGGATGATTGCATGGGGATTTATTAAGCTAATAATTACAGCCGCATGTAAAAATGTAGCCATCCACGTGATGGCACGTGGCTTCTCTTTTTTTCTCACATTCCCCACTCCTCTCAGTCATTAATCATTATGGCCTCACCTTCATGCATCtggttgcattttttttatatttatcataaaGGTggggttatttatttatttatttattattattattattatatttttatttatttaaagttacaTCTACTCTACTCATGCTTTTGAGCTACTTGGCTCTATTTTCAATTCCATTGTGACATTTctaattaaaaactataaatataagataataaactataatattcattatttttttctttttttataaaataagtaaaataatagaaataatagaaaaaaaattatttcattgaaATCAACTTACTAAATCTTTAAGACTAcgattgatttttaaaaagtattaaagaaagaaagaaaaaaaaaatagttttctcatattttattttattttattataaaaaatacaaaaaaataattaaatttaattataaatttatgtatttttaaattatgtagtttttatataatgaaagaaaacaaaagaaataaattttaaaaaacatataaaattaatttattaactttgaatttatttttaattttcttgtattttttctctttattttctttctcactcACATTTTCGtacaaatttttcaaaaaccaaacataacgtAAATCTTGATTCTAATATGTTTAAAATGAAGTAAGTCATGTtttacaaatttcaaaattatcaaagtatTTCCCAAATAAGAgtacttgtttttatttttatccaattTAGATTAGCttttaagaagtaaaaaagttaatttactttttatttgttattaatctaatttaattataataacaaCATAAAGGGAAAACAATTCTCCAtactatatatttatgattttttttttaaccatgtAAATGCGTTCAGGTCATAACAACCATTAAACttacaactaaaaataataccggacttttgatttttattttcattctaaaaaacaattcaaattatttttcattcttaattcTATTCTTCCAATATCTGTCAGAAGGTAATAAAATAGTATGCCTTATAATTACAAGTTTTTGCAAGTGAAAAGGCACATACATAAAAAGATGATCCAATGGACCAAGCCTATATCACAAAACTTTCCATGCAAACGTGCATGTCACTCCATTTAAGCTTATTTCTAGGAAAAAGCACTTTTACcctataaaaatattcatacaaatatagaatcatattataaaattaaccaCCGAACATTAGGGTGCAGCACCCTATTATAAAATCAACCAAATTTGGTTCGACCACATTTTTAGGGCATGGATGGGGGTTAATGGGTGTCATGGAGTAAGTTAGTGGCTTCTTGGATGGAATGTCTGTCTCCTCTATGCTCAGTTATGATGTCACACCTCCACtcatctattattattatgatttgtttttttttttttttttttgttttcccaatttcttaaataaataaaataagttttataggTCAAGCTTAACATGTTTCTACAAATTAGACACTAAAAGGCCTGACACAACATTGGCCCATGAAATTGTTGGCCCATTTCCACTGTTCATGGGCAGCCCTCTCCATAccaattttatagtttttcagATGGGGTTGTTGTAGAACTGCTTTACCCTGCCTGGGCTGGGCCTTGGGTTTGgaatggaaaatttttaagaaataattggcCCAATTTTCAACCCAATTTAATAGTTTCATCTTTCTAAATCATTCTCAGGCCAATCAGCTCAAATTAATATTGGACCAGGACTCCAGATGGTCTGGAATTAATATAACCATAAGGGTTTAGGTAGTTCCACCTACTCATACTAAGTTACTAACACAAGAGTAGAAGAGTTTCCTTTTGTGGGGTTACCTTTTGATTCCATCACATGACTACCTTaaaactcattttcattttcttgcttgagTGGGTTTGCTGTTTTAATTCATAGTCAATAAAACTTGAAtgcaaaattgaagttttgggtAGTAGATCCTCTTAAGACTTTAGTTATTATGGTCTATCCATCGACATGTATTGCCTGTTTTATTCACGCCTCTTGTCATAGTAGTTGTATTGCTTGTCTCTCCTCGTACCACATGTATTATGCTCAACAACTACTTTTCTTCCATATCACCTTCATACGACTTGTTGCACCTTACATGTCACCCACCTCTTGCTTGTAGATATTTGTTTGACTTGTGTCATATATATGTCATGTTGTATTTTCCGTCGTCAtccaaaatagaaatttaatgcaaatcaaatatagaaaacatgtcTTACATTTACAGAATGGGAACAAACCTGAGTTCATTATGCGTGTTGAAGaagtatggatcttctaaggcgaTGGAGGGGAAACCACATTTCTATAGTCTCTCTCTGGTGATGGAAAGCGGGAAAGAGAACGTTTTGtctattcaaaattatattaacGGATACCAAACCTGATGAATTCCTTATATATGAATTTCCTCTATACTTTATGGACCATACTCTTTGGAATGTTGGGTCTCACatgtcttaggcccatcatcaaAGACACATGTGgcattgggctctacacataaggtgaTCCATACTCAATgaatattaattgaaaaatgtacagataatttatgattaaactAGGGTTAATATGTATGAGTCCATAGTTATTCTAACATGTCATACTCTTGTTGAGCTAGCAACACAATGATATTCATGTAAGCAACCCATGTGTACCAAGCCCCTTCTTAGTCTATATGTTTGATGCAACAATGCCCTTATGTGTTCAACCTCTTCTTAGTCTATGAGCTTTATGCATTGCATTGTTTGCTCATGTGTTGCATTATTGGTTTGTGCATGCTAATCTTGTAGATTCCTTCCATTTAAGGTTTCATGTTGTACTCTTGTACGGTATAACTCTTGCCACTCATACTCCATCGTCATCCTCGAGAGAGTCCCCCTCCCTAGAGagcattttaaacaatttttcattataatatcatttataagGTACAAAGTAATGAATTTTTTCCTATCATTTCaccatttataattaaattacatttttttgtatgatactgaaaaaaaacttttcaatatAGTCTTATTTatgttagatttttatttttaggagatTAGTCACATATGACAAGAAGGTATCAAAGGGGAGAGTAGAGGAGAaaattctctcttctttcttctttcatagAACCATataataaagtttttaaaataataatttccatAGTAGTTGATTAATAAACCATAGGAGATTACATATATCACAAAGACACAATGATCTCTCCCCcctaatctaatttttttttcaaatatatttgtgttcttaaaaaaaaaaaatcatatattccttCCATCAAAAGAATGAAATTGGTTGGTTTTGAGTATACCTACCTCCAAAATTCAAATGGAAATTGTTGGGACgtcatttgtattttttggcCCTGGTGCCTAGGCTAGAGCCTGCGCGGCATGGACCCTAAGGTCACAGGTTCGAATCCTGGGGAGGCTACTCTGGGCGCCGCGCAGGCTCTAGCCTAGGCACCAGGgccaaaaaatacaaatgacgtcccaacagaaataaaataacagccattataccaaaaaaataaattttaaaaaaattaattcctttCCCTACTtcaattcaaatcaaatttgtgtgtgaaaaagagagaaaagattccctttcctctttttaatttactttatctgtcccaaaataaatatataaatcaaattattattaatatgtttttgctatttttttattttattgtatatatAATAGACACTAAAAGGCCTGCCAGAATACTAGCCCATGGAATTTAGGCCTCAAACCCATAGATAGCACTTTCCAGCCCAAATTATTTGGGCCTGGTCCTGGGCCTTGGattttccatggaaaattcTTACCAATTTGGGCCCAATttttaatctctctctctctctatttatatatttatagcATTTCTTTTTGGACCATATTAGCCCCAAATAAGTCCATATATCTTTTTTTCAACTTAGATTAAGCAGCTTTAATATCATATAATGTCATAAAATGAAGATGCTGACTTtccattaaaatataaatttcttgttttattaagATGAAATTACGCTATAAAAATACGGTTTTCTATTAAATACAAACTCCATATTTTGCTAAGATGACATCACTTGACAAACATGCTGTTTCCAAAACAAGGTTTTGTAAGAAGCTGTAGTTTCATAAGGGTTATTTGGAATGATATTTTCTGAAATACCAAACAGGCCATATGGACTTTCAACTCCCACATCCAcctgaaatatttgaaattccaatttcaatcattaaattATAGAATTGATTCATTTTCACTTTACCacccacacaaaaaaaaaatggggatttGATATATCCATCATATCATACTATAGAATGACTCATTCTACAAAAGGATagataagagagagagagagagagagagagagattattttattttattttaagaaatgggaaatggtcccatatatatatatatatatatatatatatatgttaaaggATGAAAGTGTACTATAATGCATGAACttaaagaaatgtaaataaattGTAAGTATCACATTAACCTATGAAGAGAAATTTCCAAGAAAGGCAGTAGTAAAACTCCCACGGAAGCAGACACATGCCCATCCAAAGAAGCCCATTGTCTGCTTTGGTTGGAGACAAAAATAGATTATCAAACAAAAGGGAAGAGATTTTACTGTTGAAAAGTTTTGAACTTTTATCTCATTTCACATCATGGACCAAAACCCTCCACTTTGtttacattttttcaaaaaaacaaacgatTTAAATCATAATATTATGTGTAGTAGAGAAATCAAAATCTTGTTAAGAACAAATCTCGATTATTACAAGAATAAAtgttttattcttattcttatttttatttttgataagtaaattaGACGCGatagtaaatgaaaaatgaaatgaaatgaattttctattcctgattcttttaaatattctaTTTCATGGAAACCATGACATCACAAACCATAAGACTAAGAATTTTACCTTTCTTTCACTTTCATTTTCGCAACCACCAAACAGAAGATGAGGAAAAATGaacaagaagaaaacaaagaggcCTATAAAAAAGCCATGGCAATGAGTCCAAGGGATCATTTTTTGCACCCATTATTAAGCACCCATCATATCATGTGAAGGTGaattctgaaatattttcatcaagCAGCCAAAGGGTATACGTAACAtagattatttaaaatttaatgttaGAAAACAAGGGTGTAGGAGCTTTTGGGTGGTGGGTCCAGATCAGTGAGAGCTGATAAGCATCTAGAATAACTacttgatattaaaaaaaaaaaaaactatgtggTTGAAGAATCCCaatcagagagagagagtgatgTGAAACAGGGCACATGGGAACACGAGGGCATGTGGAGAAGATTTAAAGCActttcttcaattaaattttgaagtagAGGAACCAGGAATAACATGGATCCACCCTATTCCAAATGGGTACCCCCTAAACCTCCAACTAATAAAGCCATGTGAGGAGCTTGTTTTAGGCCAGCCTAAAGTAGTGCAGTAAAGGACCCACTACCCTCTCCTGCTCCAACCCCAAGTGTGGGAACCTTCCTTTTACATTTTCCAATTTAGAGATATGTCCCCATTTGGATTCATGGGGAACCTTCATTTCTGCAATTCTCAACCCATTCAGGTCTTGAACACAGCCAATTTTGAGCCTAGAAACCAGTAATATATACCCTAAATTCAGGCTGgcgaaaaaaaaaagaaaaaaaaaaaaggtaacatTCAATCAAAGAGATATGGGGGGCTAGATTGATATTTGGTTTATGATCACTAGAGACCATGGCTTGAATTTGTCCTGTCCATTGTTTTTACTCCAGGTTTCCTCATTGTGCATGGGACTTGACCTGTGGTCCTGGTCCTGGGACTTAAACTTAGTCCTTCTCACTATGTTGTTCCTATCTATATCAATCTTGATACTGTttcttttgtaataaatttgaacCATGTTACATGCAGACTAATCATATATACTTACCCTCTATCAGTCCATTTTTGGAGTCAAAGCTCAATAAAATTGAAAGAGGGATCACCCTATAGGATGTTGATGAGCATTAAAAGTAAGCTATTCGAATTATTAAGCTAAGTAATGTAATGTTTAGTATGTATGATCCAAGTCTGGGTATATAATATTGTAAGGTTAGGCCCCTCGTCCCTTCTCTCAACCTAAAATCGCTATCTTTCGGCCTCTGCACAAATGTCCTCTTTCTAAAACCTGCCTCCATGTGAGTCAGACTATCATCACAGTctattatatttgtataaagAGCCAAAGTTCATGATTTGCATTGAAATGGCCTTCCTTCCTACAGATTTCCTTTTTCAGACTCATCTAGAGGACCACCCTCCTTACACCTCTCACACTGGCCTCCCCTCATGTACACCTCAGGACTTCCATGGTCATCTCTCTTATCTATTTCTCTCCCTCAAGCTATACCCCATTTCATtgtcatatacatatatagtagTTGATGGATTCTGCATGGTTGTGATGTTGCAGGTGTTATCCCAGTCCTAATGAAGAGATCCATGTCTTTCTCTGGGGTTGATGGGTGTGAGGAAGTGCATGGAGATGATGACTTTTCGGATGATGGATCGCAGGCTGGGGAGAAGAAGAGGAGGCTCAACTTGGAACAGGTGAAGACCCTTGAGAAGAACTTTGAGTTGGGCAACAAGCTTGAGCCTGAGAGGAAAATGCAGCTGGCTAGGACCTTGGGTCTGCAACCCAGACAGATTGCTATATGGTTCCAAAACAGGAGGGCCAGGTGGAAAACCAAGCAACTAGAGAAAGACTATGACCTCTTGAAGAGACAGTTCGAAGCAGTCAGGGCTGACAATGATGCTCTTCAGGCTCAGAACAAGAAGCTTCATGCAGAGGTAAGAATTCCCGTTCTGCATCATTGAATTCACCTATGTTTTATTATGTACCAAATGTTTGGTCTTTGGGAGGGGAGAAAATCTGGGATTCAGACTTCAAAGTTCAGTGGCATTCTTTTAGCCCTTGTAGGAGAATTTTCCCAAACTTAATTCTGTGAGAGACAATGCTGATTTTACCAAACATTCAGTTTTATAACTCCTTGATTCATCTTTACTCTTTGGTTCAAATGTTGCAGTTATTGGCTCTAAAAAGTAGAGAACCCAAGGGAGTTGGACCCATAAACCTTAACAAAGAAACTGATCAGATTTCTTGGAGCAATGGAAGTGAGAACAGCTCCGGCATCAACCTAGACATCTCAAGAACAACTCTCATAAACAGCCCCGTCTCTTCCCAATTAAGCAGCAAGCAATTCTTCCCTTCATCCCTCAGGCCAGCAAGCATAACCCAACTCCTCCAAGGCTCCCCAAGATCAGACATCCACTGCCAAAAGATCGACCAAATTGTTCAAGACGAAAGCTTCTGCAACATATTCAGTGGCATCAGCGACCAGTCTGGATTATGGGCTTGGCCGGAGCAGGaccatttccatcaaaaccAGGCCTAGTTCTCAAACAATGACACAGGGACTGCAACTTTTTGTGATGGCTTAGTGGGAATAGGAGGGTAATTAGGCTTCTGCATCATCAGCTCTAATTCATGTTTTTCGCTGTAGAGTGGTGTATAGAGTCGGGTATATCTACTTAAAGTTCAGTTGGGATGGATATTAGTGTGGGGAATCAGAGGGCTTTGAATTCTAGAATTTCTTTTCCATGCTGCTGTGATACTTTTGCTAGGTTGGATTgttgaaagggaaaaagaaaaaaaaaaaatctaagttaCATTGCATGTGTCAGTGGGTGGGTTTTCCAGC
Above is a genomic segment from Vitis riparia cultivar Riparia Gloire de Montpellier isolate 1030 chromosome 14, EGFV_Vit.rip_1.0, whole genome shotgun sequence containing:
- the LOC117929776 gene encoding homeobox-leucine zipper protein ATHB-13-like gives rise to the protein MICIEMAFLPTDFLFQTHLEDHPPYTSHTGLPSCTPQDFHGVIPVLMKRSMSFSGVDGCEEVHGDDDFSDDGSQAGEKKRRLNLEQVKTLEKNFELGNKLEPERKMQLARTLGLQPRQIAIWFQNRRARWKTKQLEKDYDLLKRQFEAVRADNDALQAQNKKLHAELLALKSREPKGVGPINLNKETDQISWSNGSENSSGINLDISRTTLINSPVSSQLSSKQFFPSSLRPASITQLLQGSPRSDIHCQKIDQIVQDESFCNIFSGISDQSGLWAWPEQDHFHQNQA